A window of the Polaribacter sp. HaHaR_3_91 genome harbors these coding sequences:
- a CDS encoding YkgJ family cysteine cluster protein, with protein sequence MEKRLEQLPKLAEEAKKESLKYFATLKKRTPKNLDYVVQELHDAEFKKTDCLTCGNCCKTTSPIFTDKDVERISKHLKMKVAGFTEQYLERDEDDFMVLKTAPCSFFDESDNTCFIYDVRPKACSEYPHTNRKKFINISDLTVANTAICPAAYSIVEALKKAVPMVSKVKKRRS encoded by the coding sequence ATGGAAAAACGTCTAGAACAATTACCAAAATTAGCAGAAGAAGCTAAAAAGGAAAGTCTAAAGTACTTTGCGACGCTTAAGAAAAGAACGCCCAAAAATTTAGATTACGTTGTACAAGAATTGCATGATGCAGAATTTAAAAAAACAGATTGTTTAACCTGCGGAAATTGTTGTAAAACTACAAGTCCTATTTTTACGGATAAAGATGTAGAACGTATTTCTAAGCATTTAAAAATGAAAGTTGCCGGTTTTACAGAGCAATATTTAGAAAGAGATGAAGATGATTTTATGGTGTTAAAAACAGCACCTTGTTCTTTCTTTGATGAATCTGATAATACTTGTTTTATTTATGATGTTCGCCCAAAAGCTTGTTCAGAATATCCGCATACAAATAGAAAGAAGTTTATAAATATATCTGATTTAACGGTTGCAAATACAGCTATTTGTCCTGCTGCTTATTCTATTGTAGAAGCATTAAAAAAAGCAGTACCTATGGTTTCTAAAGTGAAAAAAAGAAGGAGTTAA
- the argS gene encoding arginine--tRNA ligase has product MSIQNIIETKVKEGFLALYNIEIPTVEFQATRKEFEGDITVVVFPLLRYKKGNPVQIGEDLGKYIVENVAEITNYNVVKGFLNLVIDDSFYTNFFNSIYPDSSYGMVSPKADEKAVMVEYSSPNTNKPLHLGHVRNNLLGYSVAEIIKAAGKKVYKTQIINDRGIHICKSMLAWEKFGHGETPESSGLKGDKLVGNYYVKFDQEYKKEIAQLIAEGKTEDEAKKEAPLFVEAQQMLLKWEAGDEEVVALWKEMNSWVYAGFEVTYKSMGVNFDTLYYESNTYLLGKDVVAQGLEKGVFYKKEDGSVWCDLTEDGLDEKIVLRSDGTAVYMTQDIGTAIQRVKDYADVGGMVYTVGNEQDYHFQVLFLILKKLGFDWAKQLHHLSYGMVDLPSGKMKSREGTVVDADDLMDEMTATAKEISEELGKLDGYSDEEKNELYETIGLGALKYFILKVDPKKRILFDPKSSVDFQGNTGPFIQYTYARIQSIIRKADFDYSQPVKTELHEKEKELLKQLELYPETVQQAAANYSPAIIANYTYDLVKEFNSFYQNVHILGEQDLDKKAFRVQLSKKVADTIKSAFLLLGIKVPERM; this is encoded by the coding sequence ATGAGCATTCAAAACATTATAGAAACCAAAGTAAAAGAAGGGTTTTTAGCACTATACAATATAGAGATTCCAACAGTAGAATTTCAGGCAACAAGAAAAGAATTTGAAGGAGATATTACAGTAGTAGTATTCCCTTTATTGCGATACAAAAAAGGAAATCCTGTACAAATTGGTGAGGATTTAGGTAAATATATAGTAGAAAATGTTGCCGAAATAACCAATTACAACGTAGTAAAAGGTTTCTTAAATCTAGTAATTGACGATAGTTTTTATACTAACTTTTTCAATTCTATTTATCCTGATTCTAGTTACGGTATGGTTTCGCCAAAGGCGGATGAAAAAGCGGTGATGGTAGAATACTCTTCTCCAAATACCAACAAACCTTTACACTTAGGGCACGTTCGTAACAATTTATTAGGATATTCTGTTGCAGAAATTATAAAAGCTGCCGGTAAAAAAGTCTATAAAACACAGATTATTAACGACAGAGGTATTCATATATGTAAATCTATGTTGGCCTGGGAAAAGTTTGGGCACGGAGAAACTCCTGAATCTTCAGGTTTAAAAGGTGATAAATTGGTTGGTAATTACTACGTAAAATTCGACCAAGAATATAAGAAAGAAATTGCGCAATTAATTGCGGAAGGTAAAACAGAAGACGAAGCTAAAAAAGAAGCTCCTTTATTTGTAGAAGCACAACAAATGTTGTTGAAATGGGAAGCTGGAGATGAAGAAGTTGTTGCTCTTTGGAAAGAAATGAACTCTTGGGTATATGCTGGTTTTGAGGTTACTTATAAAAGTATGGGGGTAAATTTTGACACTTTATATTATGAAAGTAACACCTACTTATTAGGAAAGGATGTAGTTGCACAAGGTTTAGAAAAAGGTGTTTTCTACAAAAAAGAAGACGGTTCTGTTTGGTGTGATTTAACCGAAGATGGATTAGACGAGAAAATCGTTTTGCGTTCTGATGGAACAGCTGTTTATATGACGCAAGATATTGGTACCGCTATACAACGTGTAAAAGATTATGCAGATGTTGGTGGAATGGTGTATACGGTTGGAAACGAGCAAGATTATCATTTTCAAGTATTGTTCTTAATTTTAAAGAAATTAGGATTTGATTGGGCAAAACAATTGCATCATTTAAGTTACGGAATGGTAGATTTACCTTCTGGTAAAATGAAATCTAGAGAAGGAACTGTTGTAGATGCAGATGATTTAATGGATGAAATGACGGCAACTGCCAAAGAAATTTCTGAAGAATTAGGAAAACTAGACGGTTATTCTGATGAAGAGAAAAACGAATTATACGAAACCATTGGTTTAGGTGCTTTAAAATACTTTATTTTAAAAGTAGATCCTAAAAAGAGAATTTTGTTCGACCCAAAATCTTCTGTAGATTTTCAGGGAAATACAGGCCCTTTTATTCAGTATACCTATGCTAGAATTCAGTCTATAATTAGAAAAGCAGATTTTGATTACTCACAACCTGTAAAGACAGAATTACACGAAAAGGAAAAAGAATTACTAAAACAATTAGAATTGTATCCTGAAACGGTACAACAAGCTGCTGCCAATTATTCGCCAGCAATTATTGCAAATTATACATACGATTTGGTAAAAGAGTTTAATTCTTTCTATCAGAATGTACACATTTTAGGAGAACAAGATTTAGATAAAAAAGCTTTTAGAGTTCAATTGTCTAAAAAAGTAGCTGATACTATAAAATCTGCATTTTTATTATTAGGAATTAAAGTTCCGGAGAGAATGTAA
- the lpdA gene encoding dihydrolipoyl dehydrogenase — MKYDIIIIGSGPGGYVTGIRASQLGFKVAIVEKESLGGICLNWGCIPTKALLKSAQVYDYLKHVDQYGLKAEAIDKDFDAVIKRSRGVAEGMSKGVAFLMKKNKIDIINGFGKIKTGKKVDVTAEDGTVTEYSADNIIIATGARSRELPNLPQDGKKVIGYRQAMSLPTQPKSMIVVGSGAIGVEFAHFYNSMGTDVTIVEFMPNVVPVEDIDVSKQFEKSIKKAGIKVMTNSSVESVDTSGEGVVATVKTKKGEETLTADILLSAVGIKSNIENIGLEDVGIIVDRDKILVNDFYQTNIPGYYAIGDVVPGQALAHVASAEGITCVEKLAGLHTEPIDYGNVPGCTYATPEIASVGMTEAKAKEAGYDLKVGKFPFSASGKATASGATEGFVKVIFDAKYGEWLGCHMIGAGVTDMIAEAVLGRKLETTGHEVLKTIHPHPTMSEAVMEAVADAYDEVIHL; from the coding sequence ATGAAATACGACATCATTATTATTGGAAGTGGACCTGGAGGTTATGTTACAGGTATTAGAGCTTCTCAATTAGGCTTTAAAGTTGCCATTGTAGAGAAAGAAAGCTTAGGTGGAATTTGCCTAAACTGGGGATGTATACCTACAAAAGCATTGTTAAAATCTGCACAGGTTTATGATTATTTAAAGCATGTTGACCAATATGGTTTAAAAGCAGAAGCTATTGATAAAGATTTTGATGCTGTAATTAAAAGAAGTCGTGGTGTTGCTGAAGGAATGAGCAAAGGTGTTGCTTTTTTAATGAAGAAAAACAAAATTGATATTATTAACGGTTTTGGTAAAATTAAAACTGGTAAAAAAGTAGATGTTACTGCCGAGGATGGAACCGTAACTGAATATAGTGCAGACAATATTATTATTGCTACAGGCGCACGTTCTAGAGAATTACCTAATTTACCTCAAGATGGTAAAAAAGTAATTGGTTATAGACAAGCAATGAGTTTACCTACGCAACCAAAATCTATGATTGTTGTAGGTTCTGGAGCAATTGGTGTTGAGTTTGCTCACTTTTATAATTCTATGGGAACTGATGTTACTATTGTAGAATTTATGCCTAATGTAGTACCAGTTGAAGATATTGATGTTTCTAAACAATTTGAAAAATCAATTAAAAAAGCAGGTATTAAAGTAATGACAAATTCTTCTGTAGAATCTGTTGATACTTCTGGTGAAGGTGTTGTTGCTACTGTAAAAACTAAAAAAGGAGAGGAAACTTTAACGGCTGATATCTTATTATCTGCAGTTGGAATTAAATCTAACATTGAAAACATTGGTTTAGAAGATGTTGGAATTATTGTTGACAGAGATAAAATCTTAGTAAACGATTTTTACCAAACAAACATACCTGGTTATTATGCTATTGGTGATGTGGTTCCTGGACAAGCTTTAGCACACGTTGCTTCTGCAGAAGGAATTACTTGTGTAGAGAAATTAGCTGGTTTACATACAGAGCCAATCGATTACGGAAACGTACCGGGTTGTACGTATGCTACTCCAGAAATTGCATCTGTTGGTATGACTGAAGCAAAAGCTAAAGAAGCTGGTTACGATTTAAAAGTTGGTAAATTTCCATTTTCTGCATCTGGTAAAGCAACTGCATCTGGAGCTACAGAAGGTTTTGTAAAAGTAATTTTTGATGCAAAATACGGAGAATGGTTAGGATGCCATATGATTGGTGCTGGTGTTACAGATATGATTGCTGAAGCAGTTTTAGGACGTAAATTAGAAACTACTGGTCATGAAGTTTTAAAAACAATTCACCCTCACCCAACCATGAGTGAAGCAGTTATGGAAGCTGTTGCTGACGCTTATGATGAAGTGATTCATTTATAA
- a CDS encoding LysM peptidoglycan-binding domain-containing protein — MKTKYQSVLDLGEQLAIENGDVKEENGVLHLTGTAKNQYEKNLLWDKIKEVGGDNPTDIQANIEVADTSIFASHTVKSGDTLSKISKKYYGKSGKYNVIFEANTNILTNPDAIQIGQELVIPNI; from the coding sequence ATGAAAACAAAATATCAAAGTGTATTAGATTTAGGAGAACAATTAGCAATTGAAAACGGTGATGTAAAAGAAGAAAATGGTGTTTTACACTTAACAGGTACTGCAAAAAACCAATATGAAAAAAACCTTCTTTGGGATAAAATAAAAGAAGTAGGTGGTGATAACCCTACAGATATACAAGCAAATATTGAAGTTGCTGATACTTCTATTTTTGCATCTCATACTGTAAAAAGTGGAGATACTTTAAGTAAAATATCTAAAAAATATTACGGAAAGTCTGGAAAATACAATGTTATTTTTGAAGCTAACACAAATATTTTAACGAATCCTGATGCCATTCAAATAGGTCAAGAATTAGTGATTCCTAATATCTAG